A genomic region of Ewingella sp. CoE-038-23 contains the following coding sequences:
- a CDS encoding transposase, whose amino-acid sequence MRLSRSLCKVVGDVIANTGSHAALDSLFLSSGAPGEPPAGSHSTKWKDWLYLAGQDPETDSLSVLGGVIEEFMDLPPKEGSPEYLEWKEKREKIEAVLEENGLRYYRFGRVLPQGQTLPNSMDYADTITTYQHPVMPEKVESLLERLVKGLQRAMHPLTHRRKGSQSLSFSNEYDVQDLLHALLRPWVQDIRPEEFTPSYAGSSTRMDFLLPAHKLVLETKIVRDRSHAKKIGDELIIDIEHYRRHMDCKDLWCVIYDPNQFITNAEGLKTDLEGKRASKDGELIVKVFVL is encoded by the coding sequence ATGCGGTTATCAAGATCCTTATGCAAAGTTGTTGGCGATGTCATCGCGAACACCGGGTCTCATGCAGCTTTAGATTCATTATTTCTATCTTCAGGGGCTCCGGGAGAGCCACCTGCAGGCTCTCATAGTACAAAATGGAAGGACTGGTTATACCTAGCGGGTCAAGATCCAGAGACGGATAGTTTGTCTGTACTCGGCGGGGTCATTGAGGAGTTTATGGATCTTCCTCCAAAAGAAGGAAGCCCCGAATATCTGGAATGGAAGGAAAAGCGGGAAAAAATTGAAGCAGTACTTGAAGAGAATGGCCTGAGGTATTACCGCTTTGGTCGCGTGCTCCCCCAAGGTCAAACACTACCAAATAGTATGGATTACGCCGATACAATAACGACTTATCAACATCCAGTGATGCCAGAAAAAGTCGAGAGCTTGCTAGAAAGGTTAGTAAAAGGGCTACAACGCGCAATGCATCCCCTCACTCACAGGAGAAAAGGGAGCCAATCACTATCTTTTAGTAACGAATATGATGTGCAAGACCTCCTTCATGCGTTGCTCAGACCGTGGGTTCAGGACATTCGTCCCGAAGAATTTACGCCAAGTTATGCTGGTTCGAGCACCCGTATGGATTTTTTGTTACCTGCGCATAAATTAGTTTTGGAGACAAAAATTGTCCGAGATCGTAGTCATGCAAAGAAAATAGGCGACGAACTCATTATCGATATTGAGCATTATCGGCGACATATGGACTGCAAAGACCTCTGGTGTGTCATTTATGATCCGAACCAGTTCATTACAAATGCGGAAGGACTTAAAACAGACCTTGAGGGCAAAAGAGCCTCTAAGGATGGAGAATTAATTGTCAAAGTGTTCGTGCTCTAG
- a CDS encoding phage baseplate assembly protein V, with protein sequence MTGVTLQTGTVSAVDADGVKARVRLPECDNMRTNWLDVLQRNTQNNKDYWLPDVGEQVKVLLDENGEDGVILGAVYSDVDKPPFSDKNVRGTTFSDGAEFSYNRDSHTLTIRGGIEHMVIECNADVMVKTQKATIDAPETEITGNLLVGGKLTYEGGMAGSGGEGAAATIQGNVEIKGNAHSTGSMLSDGSNSNHHSH encoded by the coding sequence ATGACAGGTGTAACTCTGCAGACCGGAACAGTCAGCGCTGTCGATGCTGATGGAGTGAAAGCCCGCGTCCGGTTGCCGGAGTGCGACAATATGCGCACCAACTGGCTTGACGTCCTGCAGCGCAATACCCAGAACAACAAAGACTACTGGCTCCCAGATGTGGGGGAACAGGTCAAAGTGCTGCTGGACGAAAATGGTGAGGATGGCGTTATTCTCGGCGCAGTCTATTCAGACGTCGATAAGCCGCCGTTCAGCGACAAGAACGTTCGCGGTACAACATTTAGCGACGGGGCTGAGTTCAGCTATAACCGCGATTCGCACACGCTCACTATCCGGGGGGGGATCGAACACATGGTTATCGAGTGTAACGCTGACGTGATGGTGAAAACGCAAAAAGCCACGATTGATGCCCCTGAGACCGAAATCACCGGCAACCTTCTCGTCGGAGGTAAACTGACCTATGAAGGCGGCATGGCAGGCTCTGGCGGCGAAGGTGCTGCCGCGACAATTCAGGGCAACGTCGAGATTAAAGGGAACGCCCACTCAACCGGCAGCATGCTGTCAGATGGATCGAACTCCAACCATCACTCCCACTGA